In Ruminococcaceae bacterium BL-6, a genomic segment contains:
- the msrAB gene encoding Peptide methionine sulfoxide reductase MsrA / Peptide methionine sulfoxide reductase MsrB: protein MSEIYLAGGCFWGMQSYLKRIRGVRSTEAGYANGHTDSPTYEDVCLRNTGHAETVRVDYDQAVLPLDFLLRLFFRAVDPTSVNRQGGDVGTQYRTGVYYTDPRDLPVIQRGIETLQKRCEKPVAVEVLPLENFTPAEEYHQDYLEKNPGGYCHIGPELLEQAERAVPDPPRYAAESREQLKKALTGLQYDVTQNGATEPPFQNPYWDQRRPGIYVDVTTGEPLFLSGDKFDSGCGWPSFSRPIDPGALREATDTSHHMVRTEVRSRAGNAHLGHVFPDGPKELGGLRYCINSAALRFIPKEEMEREGYGAFLDLVR, encoded by the coding sequence ATGTCTGAAATTTATTTGGCGGGCGGATGCTTTTGGGGCATGCAGAGCTATCTGAAACGGATCCGCGGAGTGCGTTCGACCGAAGCAGGATATGCGAACGGCCATACGGATTCCCCCACTTACGAGGATGTCTGCCTGCGGAATACGGGGCACGCGGAAACGGTCCGGGTGGATTACGATCAGGCCGTGCTCCCGCTGGATTTTCTGCTCCGCCTGTTCTTCCGCGCGGTCGACCCGACCTCCGTCAACCGGCAGGGTGGGGATGTCGGGACGCAGTACCGCACGGGAGTCTATTACACGGACCCGCGCGATCTTCCGGTGATCCAACGCGGCATCGAAACGCTTCAGAAGCGCTGTGAGAAGCCGGTTGCGGTCGAGGTGCTTCCGCTTGAAAACTTTACCCCGGCAGAGGAATACCATCAGGATTATCTCGAGAAAAATCCGGGCGGATACTGCCACATCGGCCCGGAGCTTCTGGAGCAGGCGGAGCGGGCCGTGCCCGATCCGCCGCGGTACGCGGCCGAAAGCCGGGAGCAGCTCAAAAAGGCTCTGACGGGCCTGCAGTACGACGTCACGCAGAACGGCGCGACGGAGCCGCCGTTCCAGAACCCGTACTGGGACCAGCGCCGGCCCGGAATCTATGTGGATGTGACGACCGGCGAGCCGCTGTTCCTGTCCGGCGACAAATTCGATTCCGGCTGCGGGTGGCCCAGCTTTTCCAGGCCGATCGACCCCGGCGCGCTGCGCGAAGCGACGGACACCAGCCACCATATGGTGCGCACCGAGGTGCGAAGCCGGGCGGGCAACGCGCACCTGGGCCACGTTTTCCCCGACGGCCCGAAAGAGCTCGGCGGCCTGCGCTACTGCATCAACAGCGCCGCCCTCCGGTTTATTCCGAAAGAGGAGATGGAGCGGGAGGGCTACGGCGCCTTTCTGGACCTGGTGCGGTGA
- a CDS encoding conserved protein of unknown function (Evidence 4 : Unknown function but conserved in other organisms), which produces MTLKDRAEKLKADVPAVFLALGKKETPLPAKICAGLAIAYALSPIDLIPDFIPVLGYLDDVMILPALVALTIRLIPHDVFAQCRTEAEGLWQGGKPEKWYYALPVAVLWIVILFFLAKAIWF; this is translated from the coding sequence ATGACCTTGAAGGACAGGGCTGAAAAACTGAAAGCGGATGTTCCCGCCGTGTTCCTCGCGCTCGGAAAAAAGGAAACACCGTTGCCTGCCAAGATATGCGCGGGATTGGCGATTGCCTATGCCTTATCGCCCATCGACCTGATCCCGGATTTTATCCCCGTGCTTGGATATTTGGATGATGTGATGATCCTGCCCGCGCTGGTGGCGTTGACGATCAGGCTGATCCCGCATGACGTTTTCGCACAGTGCCGAACGGAAGCCGAAGGATTATGGCAGGGCGGAAAGCCGGAAAAATGGTATTATGCGCTGCCGGTTGCGGTCTTGTGGATCGTGATCCTGTTTTTTCTTGCGAAAGCGATATGGTTTTGA
- a CDS encoding ABC transporter permease: MNRFASAVRKHTAFVFLLLCALLFISVILCVGIGPVPIGFRDVWRVMLHRLFGLADIGAVPENTRSIVWYLRAPRVLLGVMAGAALSLSGVAMQAFTKNPLADPYVLGISSGASFGAVLTMSTGVFAAMGPCRVQLGAFAGALAAITLVCVLSAGGWGSSPVRLVLVGVAVSAMFSAFTSYAVYRAPDDSKVREATFWMLGGVAGVKWEELLPLAVFLPPAAVILFCLADPLNAMMMGDSTAVTLGVSVGALRRVLIVLTALLTGAAVSVAGCIGFVGLVIPHIVRSVTGADHRRVVPLSMLLGGIFLVWVDVAARMLDVPKEIPVGILTSMLGAPFFLWMIRAGKYAFGEKS, encoded by the coding sequence ATGAACAGGTTCGCTTCGGCGGTCAGAAAGCACACCGCTTTTGTTTTCCTGCTGCTCTGTGCGCTCCTTTTCATTTCCGTGATCCTCTGCGTGGGCATCGGGCCGGTGCCCATCGGGTTCCGGGACGTGTGGCGGGTGATGCTCCACCGGCTTTTCGGCCTTGCGGATATCGGAGCGGTCCCGGAAAATACGCGCAGCATCGTCTGGTATCTGCGCGCGCCCCGCGTGTTGCTGGGGGTGATGGCGGGAGCGGCTCTTTCCCTTTCCGGCGTCGCCATGCAGGCGTTCACCAAAAACCCGCTGGCAGACCCTTATGTGCTGGGAATTTCGTCAGGCGCTTCCTTCGGCGCGGTGCTCACCATGAGCACCGGGGTGTTCGCGGCGATGGGTCCCTGCCGGGTGCAGCTGGGCGCGTTCGCCGGGGCGCTTGCCGCGATCACGCTCGTCTGCGTGCTTTCCGCAGGCGGCTGGGGCAGCTCACCCGTCCGGCTGGTTCTGGTGGGCGTGGCGGTTTCCGCCATGTTCAGCGCGTTTACCAGCTACGCCGTGTACCGCGCGCCGGATGACAGCAAGGTTCGGGAGGCGACGTTCTGGATGCTGGGCGGCGTTGCCGGCGTAAAGTGGGAGGAGCTTCTGCCGCTGGCCGTTTTCCTGCCGCCCGCGGCAGTGATTCTGTTCTGCCTTGCGGACCCGCTGAACGCGATGATGATGGGTGACTCGACCGCGGTCACGCTGGGTGTCAGCGTCGGTGCTTTGCGTCGGGTCCTGATCGTGCTCACGGCGCTGCTGACCGGCGCGGCGGTTTCCGTCGCCGGATGCATCGGATTTGTGGGCCTGGTGATCCCGCACATCGTCCGTTCCGTTACGGGGGCGGACCACCGCAGGGTGGTTCCGCTTTCGATGCTTCTGGGCGGGATCTTTCTGGTCTGGGTGGATGTCGCCGCCCGCATGCTGGATGTGCCGAAGGAAATCCCCGTCGGAATCCTCACCTCCATGCTCGGCGCGCCTTTTTTCCTGTGGATGATCCGGGCCGGGAAATACGCGTTTGGGGAAAAATCATGA
- a CDS encoding Cytochrome c-type biogenesis protein CcdA (DsbD analog), translating to MRDHTVILNLVTGLILIVFGLNFLGILKIGFLNRTSRKSADVKGLGFFSSTLFGMVFSIGWTPCIGAFLGSALLMASLGGSLLKGISMLLTFSLGLGIPFIASALLIDRLKGTFDFIKKNYRIINIVSGGLLIVIGILMATGSMGYFLSLLTF from the coding sequence ATGCGCGATCATACTGTGATTCTCAATCTTGTGACGGGCCTGATCTTGATTGTGTTCGGGCTGAATTTTCTGGGGATCCTGAAGATCGGCTTTTTAAACCGCACCAGCCGGAAAAGCGCGGATGTCAAGGGCCTTGGCTTTTTTTCATCCACGCTCTTCGGGATGGTGTTTTCCATCGGCTGGACGCCGTGTATCGGCGCGTTTCTAGGATCCGCCCTGCTGATGGCATCGCTCGGCGGTTCTCTCTTGAAAGGGATCTCGATGCTGCTCACTTTTTCATTGGGCCTGGGAATCCCGTTTATCGCAAGCGCGCTGCTGATCGACCGGCTGAAGGGGACCTTTGATTTTATAAAAAAGAATTACCGGATCATCAATATCGTATCCGGCGGGCTGCTCATCGTCATCGGCATTCTGATGGCGACCGGATCGATGGGATACTTTCTTTCCCTTCTGACTTTTTAG
- the fecE gene encoding iron-dicitrate transporter subunit; ATP-binding component of ABC superfamily; KpLE2 phage-like element (Evidence 2a : Function from experimental evidences in other organisms; Product type t : transporter) — MKPVITAEHVEFRVQGHTILKDVSLQAGEGEFVGLIGPNGSGKSTLLKNICKVYHPTKGRITLFGQDAAKMTNRQAAARLAAVAQEHGADFDFTVEEVVSMGRYPKKGRFGSLNGEDRRIVGEAIRRVGLQKFAGQSFLSLSGGEKQRTLIARALAQQTDAVILDEPTNHLDIGSQLHILNLMKTSGKTVLAALHDLAAAANFCDRIYVLQNGGVLCSGSPREILTQELIRALYGVDAEVFEHRGKLFVDYR, encoded by the coding sequence ATGAAACCGGTGATTACGGCGGAACATGTGGAATTCCGCGTGCAGGGGCATACCATTCTGAAAGACGTTTCGCTTCAGGCGGGCGAGGGGGAGTTCGTCGGGCTGATCGGCCCGAACGGAAGCGGCAAATCGACGCTCCTGAAAAATATCTGCAAGGTGTACCATCCCACGAAGGGGAGAATCACGCTTTTCGGGCAGGATGCTGCGAAAATGACGAACCGTCAGGCGGCCGCCCGCCTTGCCGCGGTTGCGCAGGAGCACGGCGCGGACTTCGATTTCACCGTGGAGGAGGTCGTCTCCATGGGCAGATATCCCAAAAAGGGACGGTTCGGCTCCCTGAACGGAGAGGACCGACGGATCGTCGGGGAAGCCATCCGCAGGGTGGGGCTTCAGAAATTCGCGGGGCAGAGCTTTCTGAGCCTGTCCGGCGGCGAGAAACAGCGCACCCTGATTGCGCGCGCCCTGGCCCAGCAGACGGATGCCGTGATTCTGGACGAGCCGACCAACCACCTGGATATCGGCAGTCAGCTCCACATCCTGAACCTGATGAAGACGTCGGGGAAGACTGTGCTCGCGGCCTTGCACGATCTTGCCGCCGCCGCGAATTTCTGCGACCGCATCTATGTGCTGCAGAACGGCGGAGTGCTCTGCTCCGGATCTCCCCGTGAAATTCTGACGCAGGAGCTGATCCGCGCGCTTTACGGAGTGGATGCGGAGGTCTTCGAGCACCGCGGAAAGCTCTTTGTGGATTACCGGTGA
- a CDS encoding VOC family protein, translated as MVEGICFGDVVVDCGDEKKLSEFYAELLGWEKYESYGHPAIRNGNGIVFLFVQEEDYVTPVWPEEDGKQQKQMHFDFQVPDVPAAVQKAEALGAVKAKAQFGGEYFTTMLDPAGHPFCLCAKD; from the coding sequence ATGGTAGAAGGAATTTGTTTCGGTGATGTCGTGGTGGACTGCGGCGACGAGAAAAAGCTGAGCGAATTTTACGCGGAGCTTTTGGGCTGGGAAAAATATGAATCGTATGGGCATCCCGCCATCCGCAACGGAAACGGCATCGTTTTCCTGTTTGTGCAGGAGGAAGACTATGTCACTCCCGTCTGGCCGGAAGAGGACGGAAAGCAGCAGAAGCAGATGCATTTCGACTTTCAGGTGCCCGACGTGCCGGCCGCCGTCCAAAAGGCCGAAGCCCTTGGGGCCGTCAAAGCAAAGGCGCAGTTCGGGGGAGAGTATTTCACCACCATGCTGGACCCCGCGGGGCATCCGTTCTGCCTGTGCGCCAAGGATTGA
- a CDS encoding ABC transporter ATP-binding protein has translation MAERVVSMDRNYISSIKISKPLPKGSYLNSLPAVRHLIRQGGLSFPKAVTFFVGENGTGKSTLLEGIAAAYGFNPEGGTKNFTFSTRATHSELYRHLTIARQAFPKDGFFLRAESFYNVASNIDEMDAADPPKKRLLNSYGGRSLHAQSHGESFLALVRNRFGGDGLYLLDEPESALSPSRLMTLLAIIHNLVQNRSQFIIATHSPILMAYPGAQVYELTEDGIRAVDYRETEHYRLTRRFLENPEKMLRYLLEE, from the coding sequence ATGGCAGAAAGGGTGGTTTCGATGGACAGGAATTATATCAGCAGCATAAAAATCTCGAAGCCCCTGCCGAAAGGCTCTTACCTGAACAGCCTTCCGGCGGTGCGGCACCTCATCCGGCAGGGCGGCCTGAGCTTCCCGAAGGCGGTGACCTTTTTCGTGGGCGAAAACGGCACGGGAAAATCCACGCTGCTCGAGGGGATCGCGGCGGCTTACGGCTTTAACCCGGAGGGCGGAACAAAAAACTTTACCTTTTCGACCCGCGCGACCCATTCGGAGCTGTACCGGCACCTGACGATCGCCAGGCAGGCGTTCCCGAAGGATGGATTTTTCCTGCGGGCCGAAAGCTTTTACAACGTGGCGAGCAATATCGACGAGATGGACGCCGCCGATCCGCCCAAAAAACGGCTTCTCAACAGCTACGGCGGCCGGTCGCTGCACGCGCAGTCGCACGGCGAAAGCTTTCTGGCGCTGGTCCGGAACCGTTTCGGCGGCGACGGGCTGTATCTTCTCGACGAGCCGGAATCGGCGCTTTCGCCCAGCCGCCTGATGACGCTGCTCGCCATAATCCACAATCTGGTGCAGAACCGCTCCCAGTTCATCATCGCCACCCATTCCCCGATTCTGATGGCGTACCCCGGCGCGCAGGTGTACGAGCTGACGGAGGATGGAATCCGCGCGGTGGATTACCGCGAAACCGAGCATTACCGGCTGACCCGCCGCTTTCTGGAAAACCCGGAAAAGATGCTGCGCTATCTGCTGGAAGAATAA
- the resA gene encoding Thiol-disulfide oxidoreductase ResA, which produces MNRKAKTGLLATAFVLLIVIAVFLYNTLSKKISPQEPIDRTQSEEKILPASRDEEGGKTQAPDFTVLDRDGNPVKLSAFFGKPIVLNFWASWCLPCKSEMPEFNEVYKDVEKEGVAFLMVDLVDGHYETKETGMQYIAEQGFSFPVYFDTEQKAADAYGILSIPSTILIDKEGYIATTEQGPMDAETLRKKIDAIK; this is translated from the coding sequence ATGAACAGAAAAGCAAAAACGGGACTGCTGGCCACGGCATTTGTTCTGCTGATCGTCATAGCCGTTTTCTTATACAACACGCTCAGCAAAAAAATATCGCCTCAGGAACCGATCGATAGGACCCAAAGCGAAGAGAAAATATTGCCAGCCAGCCGGGATGAAGAAGGCGGGAAGACACAGGCACCGGATTTCACGGTTCTGGATCGGGACGGAAATCCCGTAAAGCTGTCCGCCTTCTTTGGCAAACCCATCGTGCTGAACTTCTGGGCAAGCTGGTGCCTTCCCTGCAAAAGCGAAATGCCCGAATTCAACGAGGTATACAAAGACGTTGAAAAGGAAGGCGTCGCCTTCCTGATGGTAGACCTGGTAGACGGGCACTACGAAACAAAAGAAACCGGGATGCAGTATATCGCGGAGCAGGGCTTTTCGTTCCCCGTATACTTCGACACCGAGCAGAAAGCCGCGGATGCATATGGCATTCTGTCCATCCCCTCCACGATACTGATCGATAAAGAGGGTTATATTGCAACGACAGAGCAGGGGCCGATGGATGCCGAAACTCTGAGAAAGAAAATCGATGCCATCAAATGA
- a CDS encoding ABC transporter substrate-binding protein, which produces MNKRGKIFLSMAIALCLMLSSASCAGKTPAAGGEPSGTASSPSSGAVGDFPFSLKTDNDATVTFTHVPKRVLAANVNAGEQLMALGLGDKIIATSYNNEEVAEQFRKEYESKPSLTTDNQPSLEVVLKLNPDFIYGRSSAFGKKGIADHDTLTKNGIMSLSSIEGYKLGADVGDVYQDYENLGRIFQVQDRADKVVGEMKTRISAVQKKLEGAKPVKVFDFDMEMEGGAYTPGNNFTSKLIRRAGGVNVFENLDKTWNTVSWEAVVQADPDVIIINDYGETPLAEKIRQLKTNPALSGLKAVRDEKFISVKLPELFAGARVADTVEKFAAAFHPDRFPKKG; this is translated from the coding sequence ATGAACAAAAGAGGAAAAATTTTTCTGAGCATGGCAATCGCGCTGTGCCTGATGCTCTCTTCGGCTTCCTGTGCGGGCAAAACGCCGGCAGCGGGCGGGGAACCGTCGGGGACCGCGTCTTCGCCGTCTTCCGGGGCGGTGGGGGATTTCCCGTTCAGCCTGAAAACGGACAACGACGCGACCGTCACTTTCACGCATGTGCCCAAACGCGTCCTCGCGGCGAACGTCAATGCCGGGGAGCAGCTGATGGCGCTGGGGCTGGGGGATAAAATCATCGCCACGAGCTACAACAACGAGGAGGTGGCGGAGCAGTTCCGCAAGGAGTACGAGTCAAAACCGAGCCTTACGACGGACAATCAGCCGTCGCTTGAGGTGGTGCTGAAGCTGAACCCCGATTTCATCTACGGGCGCAGCTCCGCGTTCGGGAAAAAAGGAATTGCGGATCACGACACGCTGACGAAGAACGGCATCATGTCGCTTTCCTCCATCGAGGGGTACAAGCTGGGCGCGGATGTCGGGGACGTCTATCAGGATTATGAAAACCTCGGCCGCATCTTCCAGGTACAGGACCGGGCCGACAAAGTGGTGGGGGAGATGAAGACGCGGATCAGCGCGGTGCAGAAAAAACTCGAAGGCGCCAAACCGGTGAAAGTGTTCGATTTTGACATGGAAATGGAGGGCGGCGCCTATACGCCGGGGAACAACTTCACGTCGAAGCTGATCCGCAGGGCTGGCGGCGTGAACGTGTTTGAAAATCTGGATAAAACGTGGAATACCGTAAGCTGGGAGGCGGTCGTGCAGGCCGACCCCGACGTCATCATCATCAATGATTACGGCGAGACCCCGCTGGCGGAAAAAATCAGGCAGCTCAAGACGAATCCGGCCCTGTCCGGCCTGAAGGCGGTTCGGGATGAGAAATTCATCTCGGTGAAGCTGCCCGAGCTGTTCGCGGGGGCGCGCGTCGCCGATACCGTCGAAAAGTTCGCGGCGGCCTTCCACCCGGACCGTTTTCCGAAGAAAGGATGA
- a CDS encoding Tnp_DDE_dom domain-containing protein: MMGNLLAVVVHAANIHDTKAGINPAKLASERYPSIKRFCADAGYRGTFVLDTDKLLGLGVDISEKIKPHEWEKLPWRWVVERTFSWLNNSRRLSKDYEIATDSAETVVKISHLHILLKRL, translated from the coding sequence GTGATGGGGAATTTGCTTGCAGTTGTCGTCCACGCGGCGAATATTCACGACACGAAAGCGGGAATTAATCCAGCAAAACTTGCTTCTGAGCGTTACCCATCCATCAAAAGATTCTGCGCTGATGCAGGATATCGCGGCACTTTTGTTCTTGACACGGATAAGCTTCTTGGCCTTGGCGTGGATATTTCAGAGAAAATTAAACCGCATGAATGGGAGAAGCTTCCCTGGCGCTGGGTGGTTGAGCGTACCTTCAGTTGGCTGAATAACTCCCGCCGTCTCAGCAAGGATTATGAAATCGCTACCGATTCTGCCGAAACTGTCGTTAAAATATCTCACTTACATATTTTGCTTAAACGCTTGTGA
- a CDS encoding Macro domain-containing protein lp_3408 has product MNYRCTLIAKGSRGSSQTKLGQGGFKMGFQVIKGDITKFPADAIVNAANTSLLGGGGVDGAIHRAAGPELLAECRTLHGCKTGQAKITKGYRLPSKYVIHTPGPVWRGGGAGEEKLLASCYRSCLRLAEENECRTVAFPSISTGVYRFPLDRAAAIAAREITAFLKASSVVREVTMVCFDDRTKAAYETALAQIQKD; this is encoded by the coding sequence ATGAATTACCGATGCACCCTGATCGCCAAAGGGTCCCGCGGCTCCAGCCAAACAAAGCTTGGACAAGGAGGTTTTAAAATGGGTTTTCAAGTCATAAAGGGAGACATCACCAAATTCCCGGCGGATGCAATCGTGAACGCCGCGAACACATCCCTGCTGGGCGGTGGAGGGGTGGACGGCGCCATTCACCGCGCGGCCGGGCCGGAGCTTTTGGCGGAGTGCCGGACGCTGCACGGCTGCAAAACCGGGCAGGCGAAAATCACGAAAGGCTACCGCCTTCCGTCAAAATATGTGATCCACACGCCCGGCCCCGTCTGGCGCGGCGGCGGCGCCGGAGAGGAGAAACTGCTCGCTTCCTGCTACCGGAGCTGTCTGCGCCTGGCGGAGGAAAACGAATGCCGCACGGTGGCGTTTCCCTCCATCAGCACGGGGGTGTACCGTTTCCCGCTCGACCGCGCCGCGGCCATCGCCGCGCGGGAAATTACGGCGTTCCTCAAAGCTTCTTCCGTTGTCCGCGAGGTGACGATGGTCTGCTTTGACGACCGGACAAAGGCTGCGTACGAAACGGCCCTGGCGCAAATTCAAAAAGATTGA
- a CDS encoding Chromate resistance protein ChrB — protein MEQEWLTINYTLPREPSRVRVSVWRKLKKSGAVILGQSVWVLPANEKSEAFMQEISDEILQNGGDAYTMRMTPQDEGTSERIIAAFQQARNEEYEELLEQCGDLLHELEKESGREKFTFAELEENEDELQKLTAWYRKIAERDFHGASLRPSAEERLGQCRERLEAFSAEVYRRNDEIPGRGESNP, from the coding sequence ATGGAACAGGAGTGGCTGACGATCAATTACACGCTCCCCAGGGAGCCGTCGCGCGTTCGGGTCAGCGTATGGAGAAAGCTCAAGAAGAGCGGCGCCGTTATTTTAGGGCAGTCGGTGTGGGTATTGCCCGCAAATGAAAAAAGCGAGGCTTTCATGCAGGAGATTTCAGATGAGATCCTGCAAAACGGGGGCGACGCCTATACGATGAGGATGACCCCGCAGGATGAGGGCACCTCGGAGCGCATCATCGCCGCCTTTCAGCAGGCAAGGAACGAAGAATATGAAGAGCTTCTGGAACAATGCGGCGACCTGCTCCACGAATTAGAAAAGGAATCCGGGAGGGAAAAATTCACCTTTGCGGAGCTTGAGGAAAACGAGGATGAGCTGCAGAAGCTGACGGCTTGGTACCGTAAAATCGCGGAGCGGGATTTCCACGGGGCTTCCCTGCGCCCCTCTGCTGAAGAGAGACTCGGGCAGTGCCGGGAGCGGCTGGAGGCGTTCAGTGCGGAGGTTTATCGGCGGAATGATGAAATCCCAGGACGGGGAGAGAGCAATCCATGA
- a CDS encoding protein of unknown function (Evidence 5 : Unknown function), whose amino-acid sequence MSIKSLSIRIDEETLNKLHVVADYEGRSANSRILILIRDCACLPRLHRTAGEDVRKLAGNQSF is encoded by the coding sequence ATGTCTATCAAAAGCCTGTCCATACGGATCGATGAAGAGACTTTGAATAAACTGCATGTGGTGGCCGATTACGAGGGGCGTTCCGCAAACAGCCGGATTTTGATTTTAATCCGGGACTGCGCCTGCCTGCCGCGGCTCCATCGCACGGCAGGGGAGGACGTAAGAAAATTGGCGGGGAATCAATCTTTTTGA
- a CDS encoding MFS transporter: MACRKPAFRKDDGKKWFIMGEKSKKRFAPAVTVIILFGIISLLGDVVYESARSVNSQYLNLLAISAAKVGLVFGVGEFLGYFLRLVAGVLSDKSGKYWTFMFVGYGMLLVVPLMGFTMNWNILVVLILMERIGKAMRNPAKDTVLSKVSENQVGIGFAFGLQEALDQIGAFAGPLIFTAVFYFTGKNGIAQYQTGYRWLFIAVVFLMLFLSYAYRRVKRDELIPSVAGQEFQAEKLKPVFWIYTAFTFFCTLGFVNFSTVGYHLKAKNLMSDASITLLYSVAMIVDAATALLVGKAYDRMKTKTGLKTGGLLVLAAIPLITLLLPFLSLSRSVPLIAAGMVVFGVIMGTHETIMRSAIADITPFHKRGTSYGVFNTAYGLALFGGAAVMGWLYDRNQIGVILAFTCATEAVAVLLYFGMNRLVKASRL; the protein is encoded by the coding sequence ATGGCCTGCAGAAAACCGGCATTCCGGAAAGACGATGGAAAGAAGTGGTTCATCATGGGTGAGAAATCCAAAAAGAGATTCGCGCCGGCCGTAACCGTCATTATTTTGTTCGGGATCATCAGCCTGCTGGGGGATGTGGTTTATGAAAGCGCCCGCAGCGTGAACAGCCAATACCTGAATCTGCTGGCGATCAGCGCGGCGAAGGTCGGGCTGGTTTTCGGGGTCGGGGAGTTCCTGGGGTACTTCCTCAGGCTGGTCGCCGGCGTGCTGTCGGACAAAAGCGGGAAATACTGGACGTTCATGTTCGTGGGATATGGGATGCTGCTGGTTGTGCCGTTGATGGGATTCACTATGAACTGGAACATCCTTGTCGTCCTGATTCTCATGGAGAGGATCGGGAAGGCAATGCGCAATCCGGCAAAAGACACGGTCTTATCCAAGGTTTCGGAAAACCAGGTCGGGATCGGGTTTGCGTTTGGCCTTCAGGAGGCGCTGGATCAGATCGGGGCATTTGCCGGTCCGCTGATTTTTACCGCGGTATTTTATTTTACCGGGAAAAACGGAATTGCCCAATATCAGACGGGCTATCGGTGGCTGTTTATCGCGGTGGTCTTTCTCATGCTGTTTTTAAGCTACGCTTACCGCCGGGTAAAGCGGGATGAGCTGATCCCCTCGGTTGCGGGGCAGGAGTTTCAGGCGGAGAAGCTGAAGCCGGTCTTCTGGATTTATACGGCTTTCACATTTTTCTGCACGCTGGGCTTTGTCAATTTCAGTACGGTGGGCTATCACCTGAAAGCGAAAAATCTCATGTCCGACGCAAGCATCACGCTGCTGTACTCCGTCGCCATGATTGTGGACGCTGCGACGGCCCTGCTGGTCGGAAAAGCGTATGACCGCATGAAAACAAAAACCGGGCTGAAAACCGGCGGGCTGCTCGTCCTGGCGGCGATTCCTTTGATTACGCTGCTGCTGCCGTTCCTGAGCCTGAGCCGGTCCGTTCCATTGATTGCCGCGGGGATGGTGGTTTTCGGCGTCATCATGGGGACCCATGAAACCATTATGCGCTCCGCCATCGCCGATATCACGCCGTTCCATAAACGCGGAACCAGCTACGGCGTTTTCAACACCGCTTACGGGCTGGCTCTGTTTGGCGGAGCGGCGGTCATGGGCTGGCTGTACGATCGAAATCAAATCGGGGTGATCCTGGCTTTTACCTGCGCAACGGAAGCCGTCGCCGTTCTCCTCTATTTCGGAATGAATCGCCTGGTCAAGGCGAGCCGGTTGTAA